One Cohnella candidum genomic region harbors:
- a CDS encoding ABC transporter permease — MEMKLGWRNRLGLMIKSHQEESLLTLLIVIIIAISPIFSPDFFTEYNLFNLLRQISYTAIVSIGMLLTILIGGIDLSVGSTMQAVGLSSILLIQNDMPVWLVVIVVLLIGMALGLINGSLIVYGLLQPFIVTLGTKIIIDGLTLVISDGKGVSGNAPDSFLEIGAGHVGSVPIPVIIMFVLIFLGSVVLNRTVFGRQIYAVGSNRLAAHNSGIHVNRIQLLVYMLSGLFAAIAGLLVAARTGAFQPITVGGGAGGMELNAIAAVVVGGASLAGGKGTVGGAFLGALLSGLLFNLLVFLDLNPYIQQFVLGAIVLAAVIFSASKRQKR, encoded by the coding sequence CAAGAGCCATCAAGAGGAATCGCTGCTGACGCTGCTCATCGTGATCATCATCGCGATTTCCCCTATTTTTTCGCCCGATTTTTTCACGGAATACAATCTGTTTAATTTGCTTCGGCAAATTTCCTATACCGCCATCGTCTCCATAGGCATGCTGCTTACGATCCTGATCGGCGGCATTGATCTGTCCGTAGGATCCACCATGCAGGCGGTAGGTTTGTCTTCGATTTTACTGATTCAGAATGATATGCCCGTCTGGTTGGTCGTCATCGTCGTCCTTCTTATCGGCATGGCGTTAGGGCTTATAAACGGTTCGCTGATCGTGTACGGACTGCTCCAACCATTCATCGTAACGCTGGGAACCAAGATCATCATCGACGGCCTGACGCTAGTCATCTCGGACGGTAAAGGCGTCAGCGGCAACGCTCCGGACAGCTTTCTGGAAATCGGGGCGGGGCACGTCGGCTCGGTGCCGATTCCCGTCATCATCATGTTCGTTCTGATCTTCCTGGGCTCCGTCGTGTTGAACCGCACGGTTTTCGGCAGACAGATCTACGCCGTCGGATCGAACCGTCTGGCTGCCCACAACTCGGGTATTCACGTAAATAGAATTCAACTTCTCGTTTACATGTTGTCCGGTTTGTTCGCCGCCATCGCAGGGCTGCTCGTAGCGGCCAGAACCGGCGCGTTCCAGCCGATCACGGTAGGCGGCGGTGCCGGGGGCATGGAACTCAATGCCATCGCCGCGGTCGTCGTCGGCGGCGCGAGCCTTGCTGGCGGTAAAGGCACTGTCGGCGGAGCCTTCCTGGGCGCACTGCTGTCCGGTTTGCTGTTCAATCTGCTCGTTTTTCTAGATCTCAATCCTTATATCCAGCAATTCGTCTTGGGCGCCATCGTGCTGGCCGCGGTCATCTTCTCTGCCTCCAAACGCCAAAAGCGTTGA